From the genome of Staphylococcus haemolyticus, one region includes:
- the pbp4 gene encoding penicillin-binding protein PBP4 codes for MKRSLIITFALLLTIVIIAPNSYASEYEPTPTEIARQYGYPNVTDAYQPEGSINVSQTGQILYDYQSNQKWYPASMTKLMTMYLTLEAVNKGELSLNDKVHITDKHYRMSTLPELSNTKLYAGETYTISELLQITVSNSSNAAALILADEVSGNVNDFTDLMNKKAKALGMSNTHFVNPTGAENKQLKEFAPSKYKNQDNTTSTAKDFAILDHHVIKETPKILHFTKQLAPTQHGVTYYTFNHSLEGAKMSLLGTDGLKTGSSDVADYNHTITTKRNNFRINQVIMGAGDYVNLGGEKQRNMMGNAMMNRSFDQYSYKKVLSKGTHKINGKKYYVKDNLYDVVPEGMNKKDYKFIVKDGSIHLDYNRQFLTKDDGPPKVEVTKPLLHKANTIAQTTWKEHPVVTFVALALLAIAFILIVRSFIHLLFKRK; via the coding sequence ATGAAACGAAGCTTAATAATTACCTTTGCTCTACTTTTAACCATTGTTATTATAGCACCTAACTCCTACGCTTCCGAATATGAACCAACACCTACTGAAATTGCTAGACAATATGGTTACCCGAATGTAACAGATGCCTATCAACCTGAAGGTAGCATAAATGTAAGTCAAACCGGGCAAATTTTGTACGACTATCAATCTAACCAAAAATGGTACCCCGCTTCAATGACGAAGCTAATGACAATGTATCTTACACTTGAAGCCGTGAATAAAGGTGAGCTTTCTTTAAATGACAAAGTACATATTACGGACAAGCATTATCGCATGTCAACTTTACCAGAATTAAGTAATACGAAATTATATGCTGGTGAAACATATACAATTAGCGAGCTACTCCAAATTACAGTTTCTAACTCAAGTAACGCTGCAGCTTTAATTTTAGCTGATGAGGTTTCGGGAAATGTGAATGATTTTACTGATTTAATGAATAAGAAAGCTAAAGCATTAGGCATGTCAAACACCCATTTCGTAAACCCAACAGGTGCTGAAAACAAGCAATTAAAAGAATTTGCGCCATCAAAATATAAAAACCAAGACAATACTACTTCCACTGCGAAAGACTTTGCAATTCTAGATCACCATGTCATCAAAGAGACTCCTAAGATATTACATTTCACTAAACAACTTGCTCCTACACAACACGGTGTCACATATTATACATTCAATCATTCATTAGAAGGAGCCAAAATGAGTTTGCTAGGTACAGATGGTTTAAAGACTGGCTCAAGTGATGTTGCAGATTATAATCACACGATTACAACTAAACGTAACAACTTCCGCATTAACCAAGTTATTATGGGAGCAGGAGATTACGTGAATTTAGGTGGAGAAAAGCAACGTAATATGATGGGAAATGCCATGATGAATCGTTCTTTCGATCAATACAGTTATAAAAAGGTACTTTCAAAAGGCACACATAAAATCAATGGCAAAAAATACTATGTCAAAGATAACTTATATGATGTAGTACCTGAAGGTATGAATAAAAAAGATTATAAATTTATCGTTAAAGATGGTTCAATTCATCTTGACTACAATCGCCAATTTCTTACAAAAGATGATGGACCTCCAAAAGTTGAAGTAACGAAACCTCTATTGCACAAAGCAAATACCATTGCTCAAACGACGTGGAAAGAGCATCCAGTGGTTACCTTTGTCGCATTAGCCTTATTAGCAATTGCATTTATACTTATTGTACGTTCATTTATTCATTTATTATTTAAACGTAAATAA
- a CDS encoding glycosyltransferase, whose protein sequence is MKFEDTINPNSQKVSKRKAFTLNGRLHKIDYFDDVTAIKTKEEYYDKKGDVYLKKHFTNDEENKLIDIEHLTKRGETRTFNNEKALFTYYYNHVLPNGSVVFNDARLLDRPLIDCENDIKRILMFHSNHIQGNKVRHSYKLAFDKQEIIDKYIVLIEYQKHDIQSQFGIDDNKIEVIPHFVSIAQSNRRDEVEDQFCFIGRLAQEKQIDHIIKAFDIYLKKGYSSKLLVYGKDKEGNLNTLKQLVKTLQLEDKVIFKGHTNHPKEVFSKVIASLLTSRYEGFGLSIMESINYGCPVISYNVRYGPSELITNHENGILVKKDDIEGFADTMEMARNIHFKDVKLSEKFSVEQASNNYQSLIDDVTHAENK, encoded by the coding sequence ATGAAGTTTGAAGATACAATCAATCCTAATTCACAAAAGGTATCTAAACGTAAGGCATTCACGTTAAATGGCAGATTACATAAGATTGATTATTTTGATGATGTAACGGCAATCAAAACAAAGGAAGAATATTATGATAAAAAGGGTGACGTGTATTTAAAGAAACATTTTACGAATGATGAAGAGAACAAATTGATTGATATTGAACATTTAACAAAGCGTGGTGAGACGCGCACCTTTAATAATGAAAAAGCTCTATTTACTTATTATTATAATCATGTTTTACCTAATGGAAGTGTTGTATTTAATGATGCACGCTTACTCGACAGACCATTGATTGATTGCGAAAATGACATTAAGCGCATATTAATGTTTCATAGCAATCATATACAAGGTAATAAAGTTCGTCATTCATATAAATTAGCATTTGATAAACAAGAAATAATCGATAAATATATAGTTTTAATAGAATACCAAAAACATGATATTCAATCACAGTTTGGCATAGATGATAATAAAATAGAAGTCATACCTCATTTTGTCAGCATAGCGCAATCGAATCGTCGAGATGAGGTTGAAGATCAATTTTGCTTTATTGGTAGATTGGCTCAAGAAAAACAAATTGATCATATTATTAAAGCGTTTGATATTTATTTGAAAAAAGGTTATTCATCTAAGTTGCTTGTATATGGAAAAGATAAAGAGGGTAATTTAAACACATTGAAGCAATTGGTTAAAACACTTCAACTTGAAGATAAAGTAATATTCAAAGGACACACTAATCATCCTAAAGAAGTCTTTTCAAAAGTGATAGCTTCATTATTGACAAGTCGGTATGAAGGCTTTGGGTTATCGATTATGGAAAGTATTAACTATGGTTGCCCTGTTATCTCATATAACGTTCGTTATGGACCGAGTGAGTTAATTACTAATCATGAAAATGGTATACTTGTGAAAAAAGATGACATCGAAGGGTTTGCGGATACAATGGAAATGGCTAGAAATATTCATTTCAAAGATGTAAAATTAAGTGAAAAATTTAGTGTAGAACAAGCATCAAACAATTATCAATCACTCATCGATGACGTTACACATGCGGAGAATAAATAG
- the tagH gene encoding teichoic acids export ABC transporter ATP-binding subunit TagH, whose translation MSVSVNINNVTKEYRIYRNNKERIKDALIPKNKNNTFFALDDVSITAHEGDVIGLVGINGSGKSTLSNMIGGSISPTSGNIERNGEVSVIAINAGLNGRLTGVENIEFKMLCMGFKRKEIKQLMSQVIEFSELGEFIHQPVKNYSSGMRAKLGFSINVTINPDILVIDEALSVGDQTFTQKCLDKIYEFKEANKTIFFVSHNIRQVREFCTKIAWIEGGKLKEYGDLEEVLPKYEQFLKDFKKKSKADQKAFRKGLDEKRFIVK comes from the coding sequence ATGAGCGTATCTGTAAATATAAATAATGTGACAAAAGAATATCGCATTTATCGTAATAATAAAGAACGCATTAAAGATGCCTTAATCCCTAAAAATAAAAATAATACATTTTTCGCTTTAGATGATGTCTCTATAACAGCTCACGAAGGTGATGTCATAGGTTTAGTCGGCATTAACGGCTCAGGTAAATCTACATTGAGTAATATGATTGGTGGTTCTATTTCCCCAACTTCTGGAAATATTGAACGTAATGGTGAAGTCAGTGTCATAGCAATCAATGCAGGTCTGAATGGTCGTTTAACTGGTGTAGAAAATATCGAATTTAAAATGTTATGCATGGGATTCAAAAGAAAAGAAATCAAACAACTTATGTCTCAAGTTATAGAATTTAGTGAACTCGGCGAATTTATCCATCAACCTGTTAAAAATTATTCAAGTGGTATGCGTGCTAAATTAGGATTCTCGATTAACGTTACAATTAATCCTGATATCTTAGTCATTGACGAAGCATTATCAGTTGGTGACCAAACTTTCACTCAAAAATGCTTAGACAAAATTTATGAATTCAAAGAAGCGAATAAAACGATTTTCTTCGTAAGTCATAATATTCGTCAAGTTCGTGAATTTTGTACTAAAATTGCCTGGATTGAAGGCGGAAAGCTCAAAGAATACGGAGATTTAGAAGAGGTTCTTCCTAAATATGAGCAATTCTTAAAGGACTTCAAGAAAAAATCAAAAGCTGATCAAAAAGCATTTCGCAAAGGTTTAGATGAAAAACGCTTTATTGTTAAATAG
- a CDS encoding ABC transporter permease: MSAVGSVFKEHIKNFYLVQRLAQFQIKITNTNNYLGVAWELLNPALQIMVYWFVFGMGIRSNQPIHGIPFIYWLLVGISMWFFVNQGILEGTKSVSMKFNQVAKMNFPLSIIPTYTVTSRFYGHIGLLLIIIGICIVNGIFPSIHIVQLLIYVPMTFFFTASVALFTSTLGIIVRDTQMIMQALLRILFYMSPILWVPKDSGIGGTIGEIIKFNPVYFLAESYRAAILFHEWYFIEHWKLLLYNVIVILIFFVLGSILHRRYRDHFADFL; encoded by the coding sequence ATGTCGGCAGTAGGATCTGTTTTTAAAGAACATATTAAGAATTTTTACTTAGTGCAAAGACTTGCACAATTCCAAATTAAAATAACGAATACGAATAACTATCTTGGTGTAGCATGGGAATTACTGAATCCAGCATTACAAATCATGGTTTACTGGTTTGTATTTGGTATGGGGATTAGAAGTAACCAACCTATTCATGGCATACCTTTTATTTATTGGCTACTTGTAGGGATTAGTATGTGGTTCTTCGTAAACCAAGGTATCCTTGAAGGTACTAAATCAGTATCTATGAAGTTTAATCAAGTGGCGAAGATGAATTTCCCACTCTCTATCATACCAACTTACACTGTAACCAGTCGTTTTTATGGTCATATAGGTTTATTGTTAATTATTATAGGAATTTGTATCGTTAATGGTATTTTCCCCTCAATTCATATTGTACAATTATTAATTTATGTACCAATGACATTTTTCTTTACAGCATCTGTTGCATTATTTACGTCGACACTCGGCATTATTGTACGGGATACACAAATGATCATGCAGGCTTTATTAAGAATTTTATTCTATATGTCTCCAATTCTATGGGTACCTAAAGATTCAGGTATTGGTGGAACAATTGGTGAAATTATTAAATTTAATCCAGTTTATTTCTTGGCTGAATCATATCGTGCAGCGATTTTATTCCACGAATGGTACTTTATAGAACATTGGAAATTATTATTATATAATGTGATAGTTATTTTAATTTTCTTTGTGCTAGGTTCAATTTTACATCGAAGATATCGCGATCATTTCGCAGATTTCTTATAA
- a CDS encoding glycosyltransferase family 2 protein produces MKIAIIIPVYNAEKTIRRAIKSIDTTHEVEIICVNDGSTDHSRHELTQLQKEVKNIMIYNQDNQGAAASRNFGLAAMSDDVEAFMFLDADDQFLPGRLDKMIDYYERNQEVDIVIGQIGRGVQGDWKIIPTHEEINRESLVSLAEAPEILQSIGPGGKLFNSKFSALRFDEDVVFCEEHTFVTRAYLTARDIQLLPLIIYGYNEQEGSITDKRADTFISYIEDARRVRQRVMEMLLLTNEKAYYSYRMDDLIVSYLIQSYLLKCSKVTPEFIDKVTHYIKDMQHTNYSGDALFRIIQAVEQGAKNWTRDTYEKWRQTLIDVGIGRPGYFRFQAQVMPKKFAFSSKQLVKRTLKR; encoded by the coding sequence ATGAAAATAGCTATCATAATACCTGTATATAATGCAGAAAAGACAATACGTAGAGCAATCAAATCTATCGATACAACACATGAGGTTGAAATCATTTGCGTAAATGATGGTTCTACAGACCATTCAAGACATGAGCTCACTCAATTACAAAAAGAAGTTAAAAATATCATGATTTACAATCAAGATAATCAAGGTGCAGCAGCAAGTAGAAATTTTGGATTAGCTGCAATGTCTGATGATGTTGAAGCATTTATGTTTTTAGATGCAGATGATCAATTTTTACCGGGTAGACTAGATAAGATGATAGATTACTATGAACGTAATCAAGAGGTTGATATCGTCATTGGTCAAATTGGTAGAGGTGTCCAAGGAGATTGGAAAATTATACCGACCCATGAGGAAATAAATCGTGAATCACTAGTATCTTTAGCTGAAGCGCCTGAAATTTTACAATCTATTGGGCCTGGTGGAAAATTATTTAATTCTAAATTTAGTGCATTACGTTTTGATGAAGACGTTGTGTTTTGTGAAGAGCATACCTTTGTCACACGAGCTTATTTAACAGCACGCGATATCCAATTACTACCACTCATTATATATGGCTATAATGAGCAAGAAGGTTCAATCACAGATAAACGAGCTGATACATTTATATCTTATATTGAAGATGCTCGACGAGTACGTCAGCGCGTCATGGAAATGCTACTTTTAACAAATGAGAAAGCATACTATAGTTATCGAATGGATGATTTAATTGTTAGTTATCTTATTCAATCTTATTTATTAAAATGTAGTAAAGTTACACCTGAATTTATTGATAAGGTCACGCATTACATTAAAGATATGCAACATACGAACTACTCAGGCGATGCGTTGTTTAGAATCATTCAAGCAGTTGAGCAAGGTGCAAAAAATTGGACACGTGACACTTACGAGAAGTGGCGTCAAACGCTTATCGATGTTGGTATTGGAAGACCAGGATACTTTCGTTTTCAAGCACAAGTTATGCCCAAAAAATTTGCATTTAGCAGTAAACAGTTAGTTAAGCGTACTTTAAAGAGATAG
- the tagD gene encoding glycerol-3-phosphate cytidylyltransferase has product MRRVITYGTYDLLHYGHIELLRRAREMGDYLIVALSSDEFNQIKNKKSYYDYEQRKMMLESIRYVDLVIPENDWGQKEIDVDRFEVDVFVMGHDWEGEFDFLKDKCEVVYLKRTEGISTTKIKQELYGKDSK; this is encoded by the coding sequence ATGAGAAGAGTTATTACTTATGGTACTTATGACTTATTACACTATGGTCATATTGAATTACTAAGAAGAGCGCGTGAAATGGGCGATTATTTAATTGTTGCTTTATCTTCAGATGAATTCAATCAAATTAAGAATAAAAAGTCATATTATGATTATGAACAACGTAAAATGATGTTAGAATCAATTCGTTATGTTGATTTAGTTATTCCTGAGAATGATTGGGGTCAAAAAGAAATCGACGTGGATCGCTTTGAGGTAGATGTCTTTGTAATGGGACATGACTGGGAAGGTGAATTCGACTTCTTAAAAGATAAATGTGAAGTCGTATACTTAAAACGTACTGAAGGTATTTCAACAACTAAGATTAAACAAGAATTATATGGCAAAGACTCTAAATAA
- the tarB gene encoding teichoic acid glycerol-phosphate primase TarB produces MRLIIKKVYMLMITLLNFIYKRRQVDKKQITVLMTFPEDVMPIINELDNKGYKITVIAKFEEQYRLEHLNNINFIPAGNKYIVKHIKALSSSKVILIDTYYLMLGGYTKKKAQTIIQTWHASGALKNFGLTDHQVDLNNVTMVRQYQRVYQATDFYIIGGKEMGTCFKESFEATEDQLLPLGLPRLSQYLKFNLKAEQERLKKHYNIHKKLVVYVPTYREGSENNRQIDVARFEEALPEYTLINQLHPSISKSQSIATTQELMIMADVIISDYSSLPIEASLLDKPTLFYVYDEHKYDKIRGLNQFYKAIPQQYKVTTEEELILKIRNDIALFKPLFKNWHKYNREDSVRRVTEFIEKMVKR; encoded by the coding sequence ATGCGACTAATTATTAAAAAAGTATATATGTTGATGATTACGTTATTGAATTTTATTTACAAAAGGAGACAAGTTGATAAAAAGCAAATTACGGTACTCATGACATTTCCTGAGGATGTCATGCCGATTATTAATGAATTAGACAATAAAGGTTACAAAATAACTGTAATTGCAAAATTTGAAGAACAATATAGGTTGGAACATCTTAACAACATAAATTTTATACCAGCAGGAAACAAATATATCGTCAAACATATAAAAGCATTAAGTAGTTCGAAAGTCATTTTAATCGATACGTATTATTTAATGCTAGGTGGTTATACTAAGAAGAAAGCACAAACGATTATTCAAACGTGGCATGCATCTGGCGCACTGAAAAATTTTGGGCTGACTGATCATCAAGTTGATTTGAATAATGTAACCATGGTTAGACAATATCAACGCGTGTATCAAGCGACTGATTTTTATATTATTGGTGGTAAAGAGATGGGGACATGTTTTAAAGAGTCATTTGAAGCTACTGAAGATCAATTATTGCCACTCGGTTTACCACGTCTATCACAATATTTAAAATTCAATCTTAAGGCCGAGCAAGAACGTTTGAAAAAGCATTATAATATTCATAAAAAATTGGTGGTCTATGTTCCCACTTATCGTGAAGGTTCTGAAAATAATAGACAAATAGATGTTGCTCGCTTTGAAGAAGCGCTACCCGAGTACACATTGATTAATCAATTACATCCATCTATTTCAAAAAGTCAATCTATAGCCACTACACAAGAATTGATGATTATGGCGGATGTGATTATTAGTGACTATAGTTCATTACCTATTGAGGCGAGTTTATTAGACAAACCAACATTATTTTATGTGTACGACGAGCATAAATATGATAAAATTCGTGGCTTAAACCAATTTTATAAAGCAATTCCACAACAATATAAAGTAACAACAGAAGAAGAATTAATTTTAAAAATAAGAAATGATATTGCCTTGTTCAAACCTTTATTTAAAAATTGGCATAAGTATAATCGTGAAGATAGTGTTCGACGCGTTACAGAATTTATTGAAAAGATGGTGAAAAGATGA
- a CDS encoding ABC transporter ATP-binding protein, translating to MKGQNPLFFLFKRLSWPYGLIIAAIIISSLGSISGLLIPLFTGRLVDKFSTSTINWNIVLLFAGIFIANALLSGIGIYLLSKIGEKMIYDIRSILWEHIIKLKMPFFDKNESGQLMSRLTDDTKVINEFISQKLPQLLPAVITLIGSIVMLFIMDWQMTLLTFIAIPIFMAIMIPLGRKMQKISMNTQTEIANFSGLLGRVLTEMRLVKVSNTERQELNNAHSNLREIYNLGLRQAKITAVIQPISSVIMLLMIAVILGFGAIRIATGAITAGALIAMIFYVMQLSMPLMNLSTLVTDYKKAVGASSRIFEIMQEPIEPMEDLQPIEDISIYDGELSFENVDFKYDIKTILSNVSFRIPQGEVSAFVGPSGSGKSTIFNLIERMYDIESGDIKYGTQSIYDVPITNWRNKIGYVMQSNSMMSGTIRDNILYGINREVSDEELVKYAKLANCHDFIMQFDDGYDTLVGERGLKLSGGQRQRIDIARSFVKNPDILLLDEATANLDSESEQKIQEALEILMEGRTTIVIAHRLSTIKKAGKIIFLDQGKVTGEGTHAELMQNHEKYHQFVTTQNLTE from the coding sequence ATGAAAGGACAAAATCCGTTATTTTTCTTATTTAAACGATTGTCGTGGCCATATGGACTGATTATTGCGGCAATCATTATTTCTTCGCTAGGGAGTATTAGTGGTCTGTTAATTCCGCTATTTACCGGACGATTAGTTGATAAATTCTCAACAAGTACTATCAACTGGAATATCGTTCTTTTATTTGCAGGAATATTTATAGCTAATGCACTACTAAGTGGTATTGGTATTTATCTACTAAGTAAAATTGGTGAAAAAATGATTTACGATATTCGATCAATACTTTGGGAACATATCATTAAATTAAAAATGCCTTTTTTCGATAAGAATGAAAGTGGGCAGTTAATGAGTCGTTTGACAGACGATACTAAAGTTATAAATGAATTTATTTCACAGAAATTGCCACAATTACTTCCCGCAGTAATTACACTCATTGGATCCATAGTTATGTTGTTCATTATGGACTGGCAAATGACATTATTAACATTTATTGCAATTCCGATATTTATGGCAATAATGATTCCATTAGGTCGCAAAATGCAAAAAATATCAATGAATACGCAAACTGAAATCGCTAACTTTAGTGGATTGCTAGGTCGTGTGTTAACTGAGATGCGATTAGTAAAAGTATCGAATACAGAAAGACAAGAATTAAACAACGCTCATAGTAATTTACGTGAAATTTATAATTTAGGTCTGCGACAAGCAAAAATTACAGCTGTCATTCAACCCATTTCAAGTGTGATTATGTTATTAATGATTGCGGTTATATTAGGTTTTGGTGCTATTAGAATAGCTACAGGTGCGATAACAGCTGGTGCGTTAATTGCGATGATTTTTTATGTGATGCAATTATCGATGCCTTTAATGAATCTTTCAACATTAGTCACGGATTATAAAAAGGCAGTTGGGGCGAGTAGTAGAATCTTTGAAATTATGCAAGAACCTATTGAACCAATGGAAGATTTACAACCTATAGAAGATATCTCAATTTACGATGGCGAATTGTCATTTGAAAATGTTGATTTTAAATATGATATTAAAACTATTCTTAGTAACGTATCTTTCCGTATACCTCAAGGAGAGGTGAGCGCGTTTGTTGGTCCGTCGGGTTCAGGAAAAAGTACAATTTTTAATTTGATTGAACGTATGTATGACATTGAATCTGGAGATATTAAATATGGAACGCAAAGTATTTATGATGTTCCAATTACGAATTGGCGAAACAAGATTGGTTATGTAATGCAATCGAATTCTATGATGAGTGGTACGATACGTGACAATATTTTATATGGTATAAACCGTGAAGTGTCGGATGAGGAATTGGTTAAGTATGCTAAGTTAGCGAATTGTCACGACTTTATTATGCAGTTTGATGATGGCTATGACACGTTAGTAGGTGAACGTGGTCTGAAGTTATCTGGAGGTCAAAGACAACGTATCGATATTGCACGCAGTTTTGTGAAAAATCCTGATATTTTATTATTAGATGAAGCTACCGCAAATTTAGATAGTGAGAGCGAACAAAAAATCCAAGAGGCATTAGAAATTCTTATGGAAGGAAGAACAACTATTGTTATTGCACATCGTCTCTCAACTATAAAAAAAGCAGGTAAAATCATTTTCCTAGATCAAGGTAAGGTAACGGGTGAAGGTACACATGCTGAATTAATGCAAAATCACGAAAAATACCATCAGTTTGTTACTACTCAAAATTTAACCGAGTAA
- a CDS encoding bifunctional glycosyltransferase/CDP-glycerol:glycerophosphate glycerophosphotransferase produces MNKLSIIITYFNNEDYISECIHSLKSQRNQDFDIIVVDDGSTDRSTEILQEALKSYDKDVHFIQLQENTGHAHARNVALEQAHGQYVLFLDADDQLASYAVDYYLQHVNGLDTLIAPIHKFRSQRPQYVDKDKVRLQYASHQKSPNAILRKESACNILFKNAIIKAHQIQFNESLDIYADTSFVLEYLKYAERFVRITNFPFYYRGEVYDPFYGNTLSDQDFTNKFEDHVNSFFDAMQRTNDKRIKNFLIQRMKNEIKSGFDPALRDIKSRYVSLEDALIKIVKALKWNILKDGKVLYNLEILFLSMDDVENAKYVNDLRNKTRLVKNIVLNSKMKERSKYQLSDNEDLVDPNTIVFEAFGGKNYSDSPKYIYEYMQKHYPHLNYIWVFSKPENNNIPGNATKVKKGSQAYYDAYAKAKYWVTNARLPLYLNKKENQMYIQTWHGTPLKRLANDMKVVRMPGTTTANYKKNFYAEASRWDRLVSPNRYSSDIFKSAFWMDEDRIWEIGYPRNDVLVNRQNDTEYIEQIKRDLNLPADKKVIMYAPTWRDDEFVKKGQYLFDLKINLANLQKEIGDEYVILLRMHYLIANALDLHGYDDFAIDVSNYNDISELYLISDALITDYSSVMFDFGILKRPQFFFAYDIEKYDKGLRGFYMDYMNDLPGEIITDEFKLAEELKQIDQHKVKYQDKIEAFYNDFCSIENGKASQYIGDYIYNDIEKNS; encoded by the coding sequence TTGAATAAATTATCGATTATTATTACGTATTTTAATAATGAAGATTATATTAGTGAGTGTATTCACAGTTTAAAAAGCCAGAGAAATCAAGATTTTGACATTATTGTTGTCGATGATGGTTCAACTGATCGCTCAACAGAAATCTTACAAGAAGCATTAAAATCATATGATAAAGACGTTCACTTCATTCAATTGCAAGAGAATACTGGACACGCACATGCACGAAATGTAGCTTTGGAACAAGCACATGGTCAATACGTACTATTCCTAGATGCCGATGATCAATTGGCCTCATATGCTGTTGATTACTATCTTCAACATGTGAATGGTTTAGATACACTGATTGCACCAATTCATAAATTTAGAAGTCAACGACCACAGTATGTAGATAAAGATAAAGTACGTTTGCAATATGCTTCTCATCAAAAAAGTCCAAATGCAATTTTGAGAAAAGAATCAGCATGTAATATTCTATTTAAAAATGCCATTATTAAAGCGCATCAGATTCAATTTAATGAATCATTAGATATTTATGCAGATACGTCATTTGTGCTTGAGTATTTAAAATATGCGGAGCGTTTTGTTAGAATTACCAACTTCCCATTCTATTATCGTGGTGAGGTATACGATCCATTTTATGGTAATACATTAAGTGATCAAGATTTTACAAATAAATTTGAAGATCATGTTAATAGTTTCTTTGATGCTATGCAAAGAACGAATGATAAGCGAATTAAAAATTTTCTCATTCAACGAATGAAAAATGAAATTAAAAGTGGATTTGATCCTGCACTTAGAGATATAAAATCTCGATATGTGTCACTTGAAGATGCGCTTATTAAAATTGTTAAAGCTTTAAAATGGAACATCCTAAAAGATGGGAAAGTATTATATAATTTAGAAATATTATTCTTATCAATGGATGATGTTGAAAATGCCAAATATGTTAATGACTTACGTAATAAAACACGTTTAGTTAAAAATATTGTGTTAAATAGCAAGATGAAAGAACGCTCAAAATATCAACTGAGTGATAATGAAGACTTAGTTGACCCGAACACAATTGTATTTGAAGCGTTTGGTGGTAAAAATTATAGCGATAGTCCTAAATATATTTATGAATACATGCAAAAACATTATCCTCATTTAAATTATATTTGGGTCTTTTCAAAACCAGAAAATAACAATATTCCAGGTAATGCTACTAAAGTTAAAAAGGGATCTCAAGCTTATTATGATGCCTATGCTAAAGCGAAATATTGGGTTACAAATGCTAGATTACCTTTATATTTAAATAAAAAAGAGAATCAAATGTATATCCAAACTTGGCATGGAACACCATTAAAACGTTTAGCTAATGATATGAAAGTGGTTAGAATGCCTGGCACGACAACTGCAAACTATAAGAAGAACTTCTATGCTGAAGCATCACGTTGGGATCGCTTAGTATCACCAAATAGATACTCTTCTGATATTTTTAAATCTGCATTTTGGATGGATGAAGACCGTATTTGGGAGATTGGTTATCCGAGAAATGATGTATTAGTTAACCGTCAAAATGACACTGAATATATTGAACAAATTAAGCGTGACTTGAATTTACCTGCAGATAAGAAAGTTATCATGTATGCTCCAACTTGGAGAGACGATGAGTTTGTGAAAAAGGGACAATACTTATTTGATTTGAAAATTAATTTAGCTAATCTTCAAAAAGAAATAGGAGATGAGTATGTCATCTTATTAAGAATGCATTATCTAATTGCTAATGCTTTAGATTTACATGGATATGATGACTTTGCAATTGATGTATCAAATTATAACGACATTTCGGAGTTATACTTAATTTCTGATGCATTAATTACTGATTATTCTTCTGTTATGTTTGACTTTGGTATCTTGAAGCGTCCACAATTTTTCTTTGCATACGATATAGAAAAATATGATAAAGGACTTCGTGGTTTCTACATGGATTACATGAACGACCTACCAGGTGAAATCATTACAGACGAGTTTAAATTAGCTGAAGAGTTAAAACAAATTGATCAACATAAAGTGAAATATCAAGATAAGATAGAAGCATTTTATAATGATTTTTGTTCTATAGAAAATGGAAAAGCATCTCAATATATTGGTGATTATATTTATAATGATATTGAGAAAAATTCATAA